One window of the Nicotiana tabacum cultivar K326 chromosome 4, ASM71507v2, whole genome shotgun sequence genome contains the following:
- the LOC107770375 gene encoding uncharacterized protein LOC107770375, with protein MDLEEWEVLPEDGFLEIHDDGGNKIFSRKFISDSNRVFHDYFSCSTPNPCQFVHSTVHPRVPKQLIPLSIQLEPRIQKTQDDDHEVSKEVITTQVPFEITISEKIKPPAAMMETEQDQALSQVFFKKMKDTESRLTKDMKVDLHKTFVPQIDQEYPFPFEENSEVIEIDKDIVIKKMKMEAEIIHEDNRGGLNLLTGIGAICSFGVAAAATICIIFIGNRQKHKQNQMLRFQIFSDDKRMKQVVHHASKLNEAISAVRGVSINRAQITVGGYYDAV; from the exons ATGGATCTTGAAGAGTGGGAGGTTCTTCCTGAGGATGGGTTTCTTGAAATCCATGATGATGGTGGCAACAAGATTTTCTCAAGAAAATTTATTTCTGATTCCAATAGAGTTTTCCATGATTACTTTAGTTGTTCAACTCCAAATCCTTGTCAATTTGTCCACTCAACAGTGCACCCTAGAGTGCCAAAACAACTTATCCCACTCTCAATTCAACTAGAGCCAAGAATCCAGAAAACACAAGATGATGATCATGAGGTTTCTAAAGAAGTCATCACTACTCAAGTTCCTTTTGAGATCACCATTTCTGAAAAGATCAAACCTCCAGCAGCTATGATGGAAACAGAGCAAGATCAAGCACTGTCACAAGTTTTCTTCAAGAAAATGAAGGATACTGAAAGTAGACTTACAAAAGACATGAAAGTAGACTTACACAAGACCTTTGTGCCACAAATTGATCAGGAGTATCCTTTTCCATTTGAGGAGAATAGTGAAGTTATTGAAATTGACAAAGATATAGTGATCAAGAAAATGAAGATGGAAGCTGAGATAATTCATGAAGATAACAGAGGTGGATTAAACCTATTGACTGGGATTGGTGCTATCTGCTCATTTGgggttgctgctgctgctaccaTTTGCATCATCTTCATTGGTAATCGCCAAAAACATAAGCAAAATCAGATGCTTCGGTTCCAGATCTTTTCTGATGATAAG AGGATGAAGCAAGTAGTTCACCACGCAAGCAAATTGAATGAAGCAATATCAGCAGTAAGAGGAGTTTCTATAAACAGAGCACAAATCACAGTTGGGGGATACTATGATGCTGTCTGA